Proteins encoded together in one Haloarcula rubripromontorii window:
- a CDS encoding mechanosensitive ion channel domain-containing protein, protein MQVGVINRALEQLVTNIVDALPRLITAFVFLAIAAVGIKAIMFVVQAVLKRSLPGESPVYRQFLSVIVLVFLWFGVALAFLSIVGLTAIAASLGTATGFLALGVSYALSEMIKDAVAGVYLLRDPDFNPGDTVKAGDTTGEVAAIELRKTRFRVDGDTVVRANAAIEERWTKVRSES, encoded by the coding sequence GTGCAAGTCGGTGTCATCAATCGAGCGCTCGAACAGCTAGTCACGAACATCGTCGACGCACTCCCGCGGCTTATAACCGCATTCGTCTTTCTCGCCATCGCTGCAGTAGGCATCAAGGCAATCATGTTCGTCGTCCAGGCCGTTCTGAAGCGGTCGTTACCCGGCGAATCGCCCGTGTACCGACAGTTTCTGTCGGTGATCGTACTCGTGTTTCTGTGGTTCGGCGTGGCGCTAGCGTTCCTCTCTATCGTCGGCCTGACGGCCATCGCCGCATCTCTCGGAACGGCGACCGGATTCCTCGCACTTGGGGTCTCGTACGCGCTCTCGGAGATGATCAAGGATGCCGTTGCCGGCGTCTACCTCCTCCGAGACCCCGACTTCAACCCCGGCGACACGGTCAAAGCCGGCGACACCACCGGGGAGGTGGCTGCCATCGAACTCCGAAAGACGCGGTTCCGTGTCGACGGTGACACCGTCGTCAGAGCCAACGCTGCCATCGAAGAACGCTGGACGAAAGTCCGCTCCGAGTCCTGA
- a CDS encoding metal-dependent hydrolase, which produces MFVGHALFAFALGALAAWWLGLSRERAVQLGVVAGLFAAAPDVDIVYAPFGLLVGAAENLTADGFWETANVVHRGPTHSLVLGAALAAAAGLWASNSRTGRAIALSIGVALTALTGTLSGPVAGLVMLVFVVAVLGVATVAQSRDISPRTVTGLALLGLLTHPFGDLFTGGPPPFLYPFDVTLVAERVILHPDPTTHLLAAFAIELATVWLAVWTYVHLRGYTLTELVRPRAALGIGYGAAVLFLPAPTLEKSAQFVFSVLALGVVGAPTRPFSDGVDWLETVVTGLAAVTIAALAYAMAYGAV; this is translated from the coding sequence ATGTTCGTCGGGCACGCGCTGTTTGCGTTCGCCCTCGGAGCCCTTGCCGCGTGGTGGCTTGGACTCTCCCGCGAGCGGGCGGTCCAGTTGGGCGTCGTGGCCGGCCTGTTCGCCGCGGCTCCCGACGTCGACATCGTCTACGCCCCCTTTGGGCTACTCGTCGGGGCTGCCGAGAACCTGACGGCGGACGGCTTCTGGGAGACCGCGAACGTCGTCCACCGCGGCCCGACGCACTCGCTTGTACTGGGTGCAGCACTCGCCGCCGCGGCCGGCCTCTGGGCAAGTAACTCACGGACTGGCCGAGCCATCGCACTGTCCATCGGCGTCGCACTGACTGCGCTCACGGGCACACTCAGCGGCCCAGTCGCAGGGCTCGTAATGCTCGTGTTCGTCGTCGCCGTGCTTGGGGTCGCCACAGTCGCACAGTCCCGCGATATCAGTCCCCGGACGGTGACCGGACTGGCGCTACTGGGACTGCTTACCCACCCGTTCGGTGATCTCTTCACCGGCGGCCCGCCGCCGTTCCTGTACCCCTTCGACGTGACGCTCGTCGCCGAGCGGGTGATACTCCACCCCGACCCGACGACGCATCTCCTGGCGGCGTTCGCTATCGAACTCGCGACGGTCTGGCTCGCCGTGTGGACGTACGTCCACCTCCGCGGATACACGCTGACAGAACTCGTCCGTCCCCGGGCAGCGCTGGGGATCGGCTACGGCGCAGCCGTCCTGTTCCTGCCCGCACCGACGCTGGAAAAGTCGGCACAGTTCGTGTTCAGCGTCCTCGCGCTGGGCGTCGTCGGCGCACCGACTCGGCCCTTCAGTGACGGTGTCGACTGGCTGGAGACAGTGGTGACGGGGCTGGCGGCAGTGACCATCGCTGCGCTCGCGTATGCCATGGCGTATGGGGCTGTCTGA
- a CDS encoding DUF5816 domain-containing protein, producing MDALDGPDGETLYVDRSDGDIGTKGAFYVVYRDADRDRRWGYFCSNCETFNNAMDSMGRIRCNDCSNLRKAEEWDAAHE from the coding sequence ATGGACGCACTCGACGGCCCCGACGGGGAGACACTGTACGTCGACCGCAGCGACGGCGACATCGGCACGAAAGGCGCGTTTTACGTCGTTTACCGCGACGCCGACCGCGACCGTCGCTGGGGCTACTTCTGTAGCAACTGCGAGACGTTCAACAACGCGATGGACTCGATGGGGCGCATCCGCTGTAACGACTGCTCGAACCTCCGCAAGGCCGAGGAGTGGGACGCCGCCCACGAGTGA
- a CDS encoding bifunctional metallophosphatase/5'-nucleotidase translates to MSPRLIQYSDVEKAYDTPDRIGRFAGTVAAADGADALVVGTGDNTGPGVLSLVTDGEQSLDLFTALTPAFETLGNHDFDHGLDATREIIARSPQTWLTANVEQDGERFARRLTRPQAIRTVDGMQVGFVGVTNPDTASANPQATTLTFTDPVEAVSEAATALRDSGAEVVVVLSHLGRTDEKLARTCDVDVILGGHVHERRIDRVAGTLLTRPGANGRAVVEVDLTGPDPTAQFRETADGPVDDRLAAAIEDRLSAAGLDEVVGHVDEPIDRRQATTYGGECRLGNLVADAYRWATDADVALQNSGGLRNDTVPLDGALTVADLISVVPFEEPLTVAELTGAELRTLCRQGSGQQVAFGDRDWWHAHFSGVELVWNDETQTVEQLRVDGRPVRDTETYTLATSNYLYYTELEFPVLTESHRLSVADVQYEALADYVRETDVAPAVDGRLTRR, encoded by the coding sequence GTGAGTCCCCGGCTGATTCAATACTCTGACGTCGAAAAAGCGTACGACACACCCGATCGAATCGGTCGATTCGCAGGGACAGTGGCCGCGGCTGATGGCGCTGATGCGCTGGTGGTCGGCACCGGGGACAACACCGGTCCGGGGGTGCTGTCGCTGGTCACCGACGGCGAGCAGTCGCTCGACCTCTTTACCGCACTGACGCCAGCGTTCGAGACGCTGGGTAACCACGACTTCGACCACGGGCTCGACGCGACGCGGGAGATTATCGCACGGTCGCCACAGACGTGGCTGACTGCGAACGTCGAACAGGACGGCGAGCGGTTCGCCCGACGGCTGACCCGGCCGCAGGCGATTCGGACCGTCGACGGGATGCAGGTCGGCTTCGTCGGCGTCACCAATCCGGACACGGCTTCGGCTAATCCACAGGCGACGACGCTGACGTTCACCGACCCTGTCGAGGCCGTCAGTGAGGCGGCCACAGCGCTTCGGGATTCCGGGGCGGAGGTTGTTGTAGTGCTCTCACATCTGGGGCGGACTGATGAGAAACTGGCCCGCACCTGCGACGTTGATGTAATTCTCGGCGGGCACGTCCACGAGCGCCGTATCGACCGCGTCGCCGGGACGCTGCTCACCAGACCCGGAGCCAACGGCCGGGCCGTTGTCGAGGTCGACCTCACCGGGCCGGACCCGACCGCGCAGTTCCGCGAGACCGCAGACGGCCCTGTCGACGACCGGCTCGCGGCAGCCATCGAGGACAGGCTCTCCGCGGCGGGACTGGACGAAGTTGTTGGGCATGTCGACGAGCCTATCGACCGGCGGCAGGCGACCACCTACGGCGGCGAGTGTCGGCTCGGCAACCTCGTCGCGGACGCGTACCGATGGGCGACGGACGCAGATGTGGCCCTCCAGAACAGCGGCGGTCTCCGGAACGACACGGTTCCGCTCGATGGAGCGTTGACGGTCGCCGACCTGATTTCTGTCGTTCCGTTCGAGGAGCCGCTGACCGTCGCTGAACTGACGGGCGCGGAGCTCCGGACGCTGTGTCGACAGGGAAGCGGGCAACAGGTCGCGTTCGGCGACCGGGACTGGTGGCACGCTCATTTCAGCGGCGTCGAACTGGTCTGGAACGATGAGACACAAACCGTCGAGCAACTGCGTGTCGACGGGCGGCCGGTGCGTGATACCGAGACCTACACGCTCGCGACGAGCAATTATCTCTACTACACCGAACTGGAGTTTCCGGTCCTCACCGAGTCCCACCGGCTCAGCGTCGCCGACGTCCAGTACGAAGCGCTGGCCGACTACGTCCGCGAGACGGATGTCGCCCCGGCGGTCGACGGACGACTCACTCGCCGCTAG
- a CDS encoding DUF7116 family protein: MGAVTTSLDEQARSIFDDLGYTVSRTGTELRAEHDWRVVTVSVLGSQDPIPESGDLRCFVTRTGEATHLSRRLNRLDVSYDWAVIEITEDGDYEVVRHPDDIATSSDANT, translated from the coding sequence ATGGGGGCCGTTACCACATCACTCGACGAGCAGGCCCGGTCGATATTCGACGACCTCGGATACACCGTGTCGCGCACTGGCACCGAACTGCGAGCGGAACACGACTGGCGCGTCGTCACAGTCTCAGTACTCGGCTCGCAGGACCCAATACCAGAGAGCGGTGATCTGCGCTGTTTCGTCACACGTACTGGCGAGGCAACACACCTCAGCCGCCGTCTCAATCGGCTGGACGTGTCATATGACTGGGCCGTCATTGAGATCACCGAGGACGGCGACTACGAAGTGGTCCGTCACCCCGATGACATAGCCACGTCGTCTGACGCCAACACTTAG